A region from the Sander vitreus isolate 19-12246 chromosome 1, sanVit1, whole genome shotgun sequence genome encodes:
- the fam189a1 gene encoding protein ENTREP2 translates to MLLSAVCVMLNLAGSILSCQNAQLVNSLEDCQLCGCVFSPPPPQLKFDSDGVCVCCELQHQSSSCNNLGETLKLNPLRDCNTIRLRLKELLFSVCALNVISTIVCALATAMCCMQMVSTDVLQMFMPHRARALNADCMTPHGTILHQTLDFDEFIPPIPPPPYYPPEYTCTPSMDGQRGLHLDFPHSPFSAIYGVPINSPGTLYPTDLPPPYESVVGQTPASQVTTSIEQQATESSLCERNTTAGLSTQASVDSASLMVSEVADPDQTCSSEDLCSLEVQGSDSSPYGMPHTAPIDGRCPSLELCTRVHRGLPDARPSDTGYSESSHTQESLERSPDWSSENFSNLEDSTDNTHPCEELRAANHIYDELASAKHLPEEPPKASTHSLIKARMMSRKLTLPVTLPPPPQPCSPTSVASSGGISGISPMAPSPSPSPPSRPRGPRLCFSVWSPSSTSQPPSTSAQSGNSPSERPRVLRAARRYRKLARIVRSTSDPISCTSTIRRENCGCASSNNPAAEDSTHTSPEQEPADVTSGVVGAKPSHTSVRKQQKEGRKVDIHLKPRALHTHSSHERPHSLADFKMYKDTKVLVAKFLEHSSCSLPPEVQQVVNNIKCVIKSDEKHMEEAIFSANVIDQVMTQRIIGSPRKRGHEDLHLQSCGALSSSPSMRRPKHLPQTTSGSTNPLDSPSSEQILECKETIL, encoded by the exons atgctgctgtcagctgtgtgtgtaatgcTCAACCTGGCGGGCTCCATCCTCTCCTGCCAGAACGCTCAGCTGGTCAACTCTTTGGAGGACTGTCAGCTG TGTGGATGTGttttctcccctcctcccccccagcTAAAGTTTGATAGCGATGGAGTGTGTGTATGCTGCGAGCTGCAGCATCAGAGTTCGAGCTGCAACAACCTGGGAGAGACGCTGAAGCTGAATCCACTGAGGGACTGCAACACCATACGCCTACGTCTCAAG GAGCTGCTGTTCAGCGTATGTGCCCTTAACGTCATCTCCACCATTGTGTGTGCTCTAGCGACTGCCATGTGCTGTATGCAGATGGTCTCGACTGATGTGCTTCAGATG TTCATGCCTCACAGGGCGCGAGCTCTAAATGCTGACTGTATGACCCCCCATGGAACCATCCTCCACCAAACACTGGACTTTGATGAGTTTATTCCTCCCATTCCACCACCACCATACTACCCCCCGGAGTACACCTGCACCCCCTCAATGGATGGACAGAG AGGCCTGCACCTGGATTTTCCCCATTCTCCCTTCAGTGCCATCTATGGCGTGCCCATCAACAGCCCAGGGACACTGTACCCAACTGACCTGCCACCTCCATATGAGTCTGTTGTGGGCCAGACCCCTGCCAGCCAG GTCACCACCAGCATAGAGCAGCAGGCCACTGAATCCAGTCTGTGTGAAAGAAACACGACTGCAGGACTCAGCACTCAGG CCTCAGTGGACAGTGCGTCACTGATGGTGTCAGAGGTGGCTGATCCGGACCAGACTTGTTCCTCAGAAGACTTGTGCTCCCTGGAGGTCCAGGGCTCTGACTCCTCTCCATATGGCATGCCCCACACTGCCCCCATCGACGGAAGATGCCCCAGCCTGGAACTTTGTACACGTGTCCATCGTGGCCTGCCTGATGCTCGCCCCAGTGATACAGGTTACAGTGAGTCCTCACACACCCAGGAGTCTCTGGAGCGCTCTCCAGACTGGTCCTCAGAAAACTTTAGCAATCTGGAGGATTCCACAGACAACACACATCCATGTGAGGAACTCAGAGCTGCAAATCACATATATGACGAACTTGCATCAGCCAAACATTTACCAGAGGAGCCACCTAAAGCATCAACACACTCCCTCATTAAGGCACGAATGATGAGCCGGAAGCTCACCCTCCCTGTCACTCTCCCCCCACCACCTCAGCCCTGCTCCCCCACCTCTGTGGCCTCCTCTGGTGGAATTTCAGGCATCAGCCCTATGGCTCCTTCTCCTTCCCCTTCTCCTCCTAGCAGGCCACGCGGCCCCAGGCTGTGTTTCAGTGTTTGGTCACCCTCCTCCACATCGCAACCGCCCTCTACCTCAGCCCAAAGCGGTAACTCGCCCTCAGAGAGGCCCCGGGTGCTCCGAGCAGCCAGGAGGTACCGAAAACTGGCACGCATAGTCCGTTCCACCAGTGATCCTATCTCCTGCACCTCTACGATAAGAA GAGAAAATTGTGGCTGCGCCTCTTCAAATAACCCTGCTGCTGAAGATTCAACTCACACTTCACCAGAGCAAG AGCCAGCAGACGTTACATCAGGCGTAGTTGGAGCTAAACCCAGTCACACAAGTGTCAGGAAGCAGCAAAAGGAGGGCAGGAAAGTTGACATCCACCTTAAACCCCGtgccctgcacacacactcctcccacGAACGCCCACACTCCCTGGCTGACTTTAAGATGTACAAAGACACCAAAGTACTGGTGGCCAAGTTCCTGGAGCATTCGAGCTGCAGTCTACCTCCTGAAGTCCAGCAAGTTGTCAACAACATCAAGTGTGTCATCAAGTCGGATGAGAAACACATGGAGGAGGCCATTTTTAGTGCCAATGTCATAGATCAG GTGATGACCCAGCGCATCATTGGCAGTCCTAGGAAGCGTGGCCACGAGGATCTTCACCTTCAGAGCTGCGGTGCTTTGAGTTCGTCCCCTTCCATGCGCCGTCCAAAACACCTCCCACAAACAACCAGCGGCTCCACCAACCCACTGGACTCCCCCTCCTCTGAACAAATCCTTGAGTGCAAAGAAACTATTCTTTGA